A genomic segment from Marmota flaviventris isolate mMarFla1 chromosome 7, mMarFla1.hap1, whole genome shotgun sequence encodes:
- the Cxcl8 gene encoding interleukin-8, translating into MTSKLAVALLVTCLLSATLCEAAVLARIGTELRCQCIKTHSTPFHPKYIKELRVIESGPHCANSEIIVKLVDGRELCLNPKEKWVQKVVELFLKRAENENP; encoded by the exons ATGACTTCCAAGCTGGCCGTGGCTCTCTTGGTAACCTGCCTACTTTCTGCAACTCTCTGTGAAG CTGCAGTTCTGGCAAGGATTGGCACAGAACTTCGATGCCAGTGCATAAAAACTCATTCCACACCTTTCCACCCCAAATACATCAAAGAACTGAGAGTGATTGAGAGTGGACCACACTGTGCCAATTCAGAAATCAT TGTCAAGCTTGTTGATGGAAGAGAGCTTTGCCTGAACCCCAAGGAAAAATGGGTGCAGAAGGTTGTGGAGCTATTTTTGAAGAG ggCTGAGAATGAAaatccatga